In Balaenoptera ricei isolate mBalRic1 chromosome 4, mBalRic1.hap2, whole genome shotgun sequence, the following are encoded in one genomic region:
- the LOC132365480 gene encoding olfactory receptor 5AC1-like, whose amino-acid sequence MVANKTLVTEFVLTGLTDLPRLQVPLFLVFLVIYLTTMVGNLGLIFLIWKDPHLHTPMYLFLGSLAFADACSSSSVTPKMLMNLLSMNHMISLFECISQFYIFASSANTECFLLVVMAYDRYVAICNPLLYPVVMSNIFCTQLLGVSYIIGFLHPLMHVGLLLRLTFCKSNVIHYFYCEILQLFKISCTDPRVNMLLVFIFSVFIQSFTFMSIIISYCYVFFATWKMKSEKGRSKAFSTCSAHLLSVSLFYGTLFFMYVHPGSGPAENQDKLYSLFYTIIIPLLNPFIYSLRNKEVIGALRRIMNK is encoded by the coding sequence ATGGTGGCAAACAAGACACTGGTGACTGAGTTTGTTCTCACTGGACTCACAGATCTTCCAAGGCTGCAGGTTCCCCTGTTCCTGGTGTTCTTGGTGATCTATCTCACCACGATGGTGGGCAACCTTGGACtgatttttctcatctggaaGGACCCCCATCTTCACACACCCATGTACTTATTTTTGGGCAGTTTAGCCTTTGCAGATGCTTGTTCTTCATCCTCTGTGACTCCCAAAATGCTAATGAATCTCTTATCTATGAATCATATGATATCCCTGTTTGAGTGCATCtcccaattttatatttttgcttccaGTGCAAACACAGAATGTTTCCTCCTGGTGGTGATGGCCTATGACCGCTATGTGGCCATATGCAACCCCTTGCTTTATCCAGTGGTGATGTCCAATATCTTCTGCACTCAATTATTAGGTGTCTCTTATATTATCGGGTTTCTTCATCCCCTGATGCATGTGGGTTTGTTACTTAGATTAACTTTCTGCAAGTCCAATGTAATACATTATTTCTACTGTGAAATTTTACAACTATTTAAGATTTCCTGTACTGATCCTAGAGTTAATATGCTcctggtttttatattttcagtctTTATACAGTCTTTCACTTTTATGAGTATCATTATCTCTTACTGCTATGTCTTCTTTGCCACCTGGAAAATGAAGTCTGAAAAGGGCAGGAGCAAAGCCTTCTCCACATGCAGTGCCCACCTGCTCTCTGTTTCCTTGTTCTATGGCACTCTCTTCTTCATGTATGTGCATCCTGGGTCTGGACCAGCCGAAAATCAGGATAaactatattctttattttatacaatCATAATTCCTCTGCTAAATCCTTTTATTTATAGTCTGAGGAACAAAGAGGTTATAGGTGCCTTGAGgagaataatgaataaataa